The genomic DNA GTGCTATAACATTTGCAATATCCATAATAATCTATGATGAATTATATGAAGAAAAATACCAATCACTGATAAATATCTGGATACAACTAAGCGGTACTTATAATATAGTTTGCGATATAATAGTCATGGGCTGGGGATATGGATTTGAACTATTTTTAGTCGGTCTAATCGCGATATACTACTCATCTGCTATAAAAAATAGTTATTTTAAAATCATAATTGTAGTAGCACAATCCATAACTTATCTTGTTTTACACTATCTATTTGCTCATCAAGATATAAACTACGGAAATGATGATTTAAAACATATATCATATATATCTGGATTTTTAGCAATCGTATTTGTATTCTTCTTTTTACATCAAAATTTAAATATAGTAGGCGCGGTAGATATCTTAAATTTACAAAGAAAGAAAAAAGATTATCAGCGTATAGCAGAACATGACTTTTTAACAGGATTTTATACTAGGGCTCCTATGCGTCAGATGCTAACTAGTCGTTTAAGTATGCTAAAAAACGAAGAGTTAAAATCCATATGTATAATCCTATGCGACCTTGATAATTTTAAAAATATAAACGATACGTTGGGGCATATTTTTGGTGATACTATACTAAGCAGAGTCGCAGCTTCTTTAAAAAGCAGCTTTATAAAATACGGCAAACTTTGCAGATGGGGCGGAGAGGAATTTTTAATAATTTTAGAAAATAAAAATGCTACGGATATAAAAGACATCATAGAATCAGCAAGACTAAAAGTAGAAAAATTAAATCCGGAAGGAATAAAAGTAAGCGTAACATTTGGGGCGCTCTATCTCACCAAAATCGAAGCAGACTTTGAGCTAGAACCGGCTATTAGCATTGTCGATGAGCTTATGTATTATGGAAAAAGTCAAGGAAAAAATAGACTGGTATTTAAAAATTATGAATATAAAAAGTGATAATTTATCAACAAATTTAAGAACCGTACTAATTATGTTTTTAGTAGCCAGCATAAGTTACTTCATATCTTTTATTAGTTTGAAAATGTACGACTTAGCAATCGTTAGCATAGTCGGCGTATTTACATATATTTTCTGCATTAAAACGGTTGGTAAAAACGAGCTTGAAAAAGCATTTTTTATAGCTCATATACAAATTTTATTTAGCTCTAGCATAAGTGTTTTGATACTTGGATGGGGATATGGATTTCAAATTATATTGATAGCTTTAATATCTATCATGTATATTGATATATTTAGAAATAGACTTATATCTTATATATTGGTTTTATCAGAATCTATTATCTATATAGCACTATATTTGGTACATATCTCAAATGAAGGAGAGCAGTCTGTATCATATTATCAAGACTACTTTTATGTGGCAAATTTTATATTTCTTATTGTTATGCTTCTTATCATATCTAAGATATTAAAATCTACAGATATCGCATACTTTTATCAATTAAAAGACGATAACGATAAATTTAAAAACGCGTCCGAAACAGATGATCTAACCGGACTTATAAATAAAAGAACATTAAATTTAATAATAGACAATAAAAGACGAAGCAGCATGATAATCTCTATGTGCGATATAGATAACTTTAAACAGATAAATGACCAATTTGGACACAATACCGGAGATCTTGTTTTAAAAACACTCTCAAATATATTTTTAGATCATACAAACAAAACAGATATAGTTTGCAGATGGGGCGGAGAGGAATTTGTAAT from Campylobacter fetus subsp. fetus includes the following:
- a CDS encoding GGDEF domain-containing protein; the encoded protein is MKQIIQEIKLESAQNVYHKLLVIYLLLLFAYCIVFAYFGMSFLLINGAITFAISIIIYDELYEEKYQSLINIWIQLSGTYNIVCDIIVMGWGYGFELFLVGLIAIYYSSAIKNSYFKIIIVVAQSITYLVLHYLFAHQDINYGNDDLKHISYISGFLAIVFVFFFLHQNLNIVGAVDILNLQRKKKDYQRIAEHDFLTGFYTRAPMRQMLTSRLSMLKNEELKSICIILCDLDNFKNINDTLGHIFGDTILSRVAASLKSSFIKYGKLCRWGGEEFLIILENKNATDIKDIIESARLKVEKLNPEGIKVSVTFGALYLTKIEADFELEPAISIVDELMYYGKSQGKNRLVFKNYEYKK
- a CDS encoding GGDEF domain-containing protein, with translation MEKVKEKIDWYLKIMNIKSDNLSTNLRTVLIMFLVASISYFISFISLKMYDLAIVSIVGVFTYIFCIKTVGKNELEKAFFIAHIQILFSSSISVLILGWGYGFQIILIALISIMYIDIFRNRLISYILVLSESIIYIALYLVHISNEGEQSVSYYQDYFYVANFIFLIVMLLIISKILKSTDIAYFYQLKDDNDKFKNASETDDLTGLINKRTLNLIIDNKRRSSMIISMCDIDNFKQINDQFGHNTGDLVLKTLSNIFLDHTNKTDIVCRWGGEEFVIVSFDISKNDFLTKIQKIKFQISETIIKEGNETFNFSVTFGVSEVGNDRNLLIKQADERLYKGKNSTKNCIVSK